A genomic segment from Bradysia coprophila strain Holo2 chromosome III, BU_Bcop_v1, whole genome shotgun sequence encodes:
- the LOC119076660 gene encoding uncharacterized protein LOC119076660 yields MELASKDGLSMDEISGVLSCPICEEIMTPPIHQCSSGHSICKECRFKLTHCGLCRGVFTNARNYGLETLVGVVKFKCPNSELGCNETALYDDIKKHENAGCRFRPIVCHLCQQDHDEKRGKLSSVTYVLHLQDIHGTSNGLFQSCWKTKFVRRSLDLKSSEQRFGEVKDLEVYCSNLTFFDNDYFHCLIFKNGPAIYFACTYISLDSEACDINKYMVKVTVSPDENYRKKPTTLIYGAVIPVSNIRTLPQQISNGVHFALSEKQVEALKYSLEVFGDFTLYVTFEFMNGDGNVKTDIKTKIEDYKAGETLKWKTVEKIRTSLRGFYSFAVEILNGLESELELCGITCNSHRYLLPPIIKPMTREAAGFEIVYQLAFGYKIKSTGGRFAVTVEVTEDGRRNVLALAVLEDEAVDSLLLDKMRNSPDYTGRRTRQKAMYQTSKGITVHIGTYVVVATMNETPYPLVKIYVKPTDHNA; encoded by the exons atggaattgGCTTCAAAGGATGGGTTGTCTATGGACGAAATTTCAGGAGTACTCTCTTGTCCAATTTGTGAGGAAATTATGACACCGCCGATTCACCAATGTTCAAGTGGACATAGCATTTGTAAAGAATGTCGTTTCAAGTTAACACATTGTGGCCTTTGTCGTGGAGTGTTCACCAATGCAAGAAACTACGGATTAGAAACTCTTGTCGGTgttgtgaaatttaaatgtCCTAACAGTGAATTAGGATGCAACGAAACCGCGTTATATGACGATATAAAGAAACATGAAAATGCAGGTTGTCGTTTTAG ACCTATTGTGTGTCACTTGTGCCAACAAGACCATGACGAGAAACGTGGTAAACTTAGCAGTGTAACTTATGTTCTACATTTACAAGATATTCATGGCACATCAAACGGCCTTTTTCAAAGTTGTTGGAAAACAAAGTTCGTTCGACGGTCGCTCGACCTGAAGAGTTCCGAACAACGGTTTGGTGAAGTCAAAG ACTTGGAAGTTTACTGTTCAAATCTAACATTCTTTGATAACGATTACTTCCATTGCCTCATATTCAAAAATGGACCGGCCATTTACTTTGCTTGCACCTATATTAGTTTAGACTCTGAAGCTTGTGATATCAACAAATATATGGTAAAAGTCACCGTATCACCAGATGAAAATTATCGGAAG AAACCCACAACTCTTATATACGGAGCAGTGATTCCAGTTTCAAATATACGAACACTACCACAACAAATTTCTAATGGAGTTCATTTCGCATTATCGGAAAAGCAAGTGGAAGCTTTAAAATATTCGCTTGAAGTCTTTGGTGACTTTACATTGTATGtaacatttgaatttatgaacggcGATGGAAATGTGAAAACCGACATAAAAACCAAGATTGAGGATTACAAAGCTGGTGAaacattaaaatggaaaacagtTGAAAAAATACGCACTTCACTTCGTGGTTTTTACAGCTTTGCGGTTGAAATAT TAAATGGATTAGAATCGGAGCTGGAACTATGTGGCATTACTTGTAATTCTCATAGATATCTCTTGCCACCAATTATAAAGCCAATGACACGCGAAGCTGCCGGATTTGAAAT tGTATATCAACTTGCATTTGGatacaaaattaaatcgaCCGGTGGCAGATTTGCAGTGACTGTCGAGGTCACTGAAGATGGTCGTAGAAACGTATTAGCACTTGCAGTTCTTGAAGATGAAGCCGTGGATTCTCTTTTATTAGACAAAATGCGGAATAGCCCAGATTACACGGGCCGGCGAACAAGACAAAAAGCAATG tATCAAACCAGCAAGGGAATAACAGTCCACATCGGAACTTATGTTGTTGTAGCAACAATGAACGAAACACCGTATCCATTggtcaaaatttatgttaagcCCACTGATCATAATGCATAA